The Oncorhynchus mykiss isolate Arlee chromosome 28, USDA_OmykA_1.1, whole genome shotgun sequence genome includes a window with the following:
- the LOC110508878 gene encoding glutamate-rich protein 6 isoform X1: MLSEQAQHCGECMHLFRHIHDVCVNVYLCDLSFSEKEIMEAEVAGAPNQGWHVDGDGDVTTLPSEGEKQVRDTETDDESSRLEQEPKEVFLLMDDHGLQDEYVQSFDCPPTPTSGFLGVLRYKRESQDQAPNPRNILPEPLVDSPVTCEYCGEKARPPLGPTFAEDPGIFCCAQYQQLCDMLAHERWLALQRPDQEDDATLPPNNQPTREEEELQAQARDREEHRKQEQERERLYQDTQSTLRSADTYTPFSRTISYQLSTCTAKEGQWTVTQHPGIEEDLEKENGDNLYDHESFEFGISPHQDGAQFLEKYYACGSKFLTVFPDGSAQVFYPSGFLALVIISDGRERVCIVHDDHSLGEPIRALFQSDGRATCYHGNGNVWLSLDASGGQCLDDAGARIRRWSWRGHSQTPTPLRPVFLSLNRSLGVRVLGQEHMFVSFLSAGQQAKFSVGACLQPVALGMIQAPGPSISKEGCILLAGRIRVHQVIRHLHHCLRCPSNPRPLRAGLAPSLLSLAKRLLDLSCSLQLEERERAFVHRCLQDCL; encoded by the exons ATGCTGTCTGAACAAGCACAACACTGCGGTGAATGTATGCATTTGTTTAGGCATATCCATGACGTGTGTGTAAATGTCTACCTCTGTGATCTGTCTTTTTCTGAAAAGGAAATAATGGAGGCTGAAGTTGCAGGTGCCCCAAATCAAGGCTGGCATGTGGACGGTGATGGTGATGTCACTACTCTGCCCAGTGAGGGAGAGAAGCAAGtgcgagacacagagacag ATGATGAGTCTTCTAGGTTAGAGCAGGAACCCAAGGAAGTATTTTTGCTCATGGATGACCAT GGGCTGCAAGATGAATATGTACAGTCTTTTGATTGTCCACCAACTCCCACTTCTGGTTTTCTGGGAGTTCTTAGATATAAGAGGGAGTCCCAGGACCAAGCACCAAACCCAAGGAACATCCTCCCAGAG CCTCTCGTGGACTCTCCAGTGACGTGTGAGTACTGTGGAGAGAAAGCAAGGCCTCCACTTGGACCAACATTTGCAGAGGACCCTGGG atcttctGCTGTGCCCAGTACCAGCAGCTGTGTGACATGCTGGCCCATGAAAGGTGGCTTGCCCTGCAGAGACCTGATCAGGAGGATGACGCAACACTCCCACCTAACAATCAGCCaaccagagaggaggaggagctgcaGGCCCAGGCCCGGGACAGAGAGGAGCACAG aaaGCAGGAGCAAGAGCGAGAGCGACTCTACCAGGACACACAGTCAACCCTCCGATCTGCAGATACCT ACACGCCCTTCTCTAGGACCATCAGCTACCAGCTGTCCACCTGTACAGCCAAAGAGGGACAGTGGACTGTTACACAACATCCTGGGATTGAGGAGGACCTGGAAAAAGAAAATGGAGACAACCTTTATGACCATGAGTCATTTGAGTTTGGCATTTCTCCGCATCAG GATGGGGCACAATTTCTGGAGAAGTATTATGCCTGTGGGAGCAAGTTTCTCACAGTCTTCCCAGATGGTTCTGCCCAGGTTTT CTATCCCTCTGGCTTCTTGGCCCTGGTCATAATCTCTGATGGAAGAGAAAGGGTATGTATTGTACATGATGACCACTCCCTTGGGGAGCCAATCAGGGCCCTATTCCAATCTGATGGCAGGGCCACATGTTACCATGGAAACGGTAATGTCTG GCTGAGCTTGGACGCGTCAGGAGGTCAGTGTCTGGATGATGCGGGGGCCAGGATCAGAAGGTGGAGTTGGAGAGGCCACAGCCAGACGCCCACCCCCCTGCGGCCGGTCTTCCTATCTTTAAACCGCAGCCTGGGGGTGAGGGTCCTGGGACAGGAACACATGTTTGTGTCCTTCCTTTCTGCTGGCCAACAGGCCAAGTTCAGTGTGGGGGCCTGTTTGCAG CCAGTGGCTCTGGGGATGATTCAGGCTCCAGGTCCATCCATATCCAAGGAGGGGTGTATTCTATTGGCTGGACGGATAAGGGTCCATCAGGTCATTAGGCATCTCCACCACTGCCTGCGCTGCCCCTCCAACCCAAGGCCTCTGAGAGCTGGACTAGCTCCTAGCCTCCTCTCTCTGGCCAAAAGGTTACTGGACTTGAGTTGCTCTCTTCAGCTTGAGGAGCGTGAGAGGGCCTTTGTTCACAGGTGTCTCCAGGATTGCCTGTGA
- the LOC110508878 gene encoding glutamate-rich protein 6 isoform X2, producing the protein MEAEVAGAPNQGWHVDGDGDVTTLPSEGEKQVRDTETDDESSRLEQEPKEVFLLMDDHGLQDEYVQSFDCPPTPTSGFLGVLRYKRESQDQAPNPRNILPEPLVDSPVTCEYCGEKARPPLGPTFAEDPGIFCCAQYQQLCDMLAHERWLALQRPDQEDDATLPPNNQPTREEEELQAQARDREEHRKQEQERERLYQDTQSTLRSADTYTPFSRTISYQLSTCTAKEGQWTVTQHPGIEEDLEKENGDNLYDHESFEFGISPHQDGAQFLEKYYACGSKFLTVFPDGSAQVFYPSGFLALVIISDGRERVCIVHDDHSLGEPIRALFQSDGRATCYHGNGNVWLSLDASGGQCLDDAGARIRRWSWRGHSQTPTPLRPVFLSLNRSLGVRVLGQEHMFVSFLSAGQQAKFSVGACLQPVALGMIQAPGPSISKEGCILLAGRIRVHQVIRHLHHCLRCPSNPRPLRAGLAPSLLSLAKRLLDLSCSLQLEERERAFVHRCLQDCL; encoded by the exons ATGGAGGCTGAAGTTGCAGGTGCCCCAAATCAAGGCTGGCATGTGGACGGTGATGGTGATGTCACTACTCTGCCCAGTGAGGGAGAGAAGCAAGtgcgagacacagagacag ATGATGAGTCTTCTAGGTTAGAGCAGGAACCCAAGGAAGTATTTTTGCTCATGGATGACCAT GGGCTGCAAGATGAATATGTACAGTCTTTTGATTGTCCACCAACTCCCACTTCTGGTTTTCTGGGAGTTCTTAGATATAAGAGGGAGTCCCAGGACCAAGCACCAAACCCAAGGAACATCCTCCCAGAG CCTCTCGTGGACTCTCCAGTGACGTGTGAGTACTGTGGAGAGAAAGCAAGGCCTCCACTTGGACCAACATTTGCAGAGGACCCTGGG atcttctGCTGTGCCCAGTACCAGCAGCTGTGTGACATGCTGGCCCATGAAAGGTGGCTTGCCCTGCAGAGACCTGATCAGGAGGATGACGCAACACTCCCACCTAACAATCAGCCaaccagagaggaggaggagctgcaGGCCCAGGCCCGGGACAGAGAGGAGCACAG aaaGCAGGAGCAAGAGCGAGAGCGACTCTACCAGGACACACAGTCAACCCTCCGATCTGCAGATACCT ACACGCCCTTCTCTAGGACCATCAGCTACCAGCTGTCCACCTGTACAGCCAAAGAGGGACAGTGGACTGTTACACAACATCCTGGGATTGAGGAGGACCTGGAAAAAGAAAATGGAGACAACCTTTATGACCATGAGTCATTTGAGTTTGGCATTTCTCCGCATCAG GATGGGGCACAATTTCTGGAGAAGTATTATGCCTGTGGGAGCAAGTTTCTCACAGTCTTCCCAGATGGTTCTGCCCAGGTTTT CTATCCCTCTGGCTTCTTGGCCCTGGTCATAATCTCTGATGGAAGAGAAAGGGTATGTATTGTACATGATGACCACTCCCTTGGGGAGCCAATCAGGGCCCTATTCCAATCTGATGGCAGGGCCACATGTTACCATGGAAACGGTAATGTCTG GCTGAGCTTGGACGCGTCAGGAGGTCAGTGTCTGGATGATGCGGGGGCCAGGATCAGAAGGTGGAGTTGGAGAGGCCACAGCCAGACGCCCACCCCCCTGCGGCCGGTCTTCCTATCTTTAAACCGCAGCCTGGGGGTGAGGGTCCTGGGACAGGAACACATGTTTGTGTCCTTCCTTTCTGCTGGCCAACAGGCCAAGTTCAGTGTGGGGGCCTGTTTGCAG CCAGTGGCTCTGGGGATGATTCAGGCTCCAGGTCCATCCATATCCAAGGAGGGGTGTATTCTATTGGCTGGACGGATAAGGGTCCATCAGGTCATTAGGCATCTCCACCACTGCCTGCGCTGCCCCTCCAACCCAAGGCCTCTGAGAGCTGGACTAGCTCCTAGCCTCCTCTCTCTGGCCAAAAGGTTACTGGACTTGAGTTGCTCTCTTCAGCTTGAGGAGCGTGAGAGGGCCTTTGTTCACAGGTGTCTCCAGGATTGCCTGTGA